From [Clostridium] symbiosum, a single genomic window includes:
- the rnhA gene encoding ribonuclease HI — MKVEVYTDGSARGNPDGPGGFGSVLHYRDAAGQLHVKEISAGYKRTTNNRMELMAAIAGLEALNRPCEVSLYSDSKYLVDAFNQHWIDSWLKKGWKRGKNEPVKNVDLWQRLLKAKEPHQVTFIWVKGHNGHPENERCDFLATSAADGDNLLTDPGA, encoded by the coding sequence TTGAAAGTAGAAGTATATACAGACGGTTCTGCCAGAGGCAATCCTGACGGACCGGGCGGTTTCGGCAGCGTCCTTCATTACCGGGACGCAGCCGGACAACTGCATGTAAAGGAGATATCCGCCGGATATAAACGCACCACAAACAACAGGATGGAGCTGATGGCCGCCATCGCCGGCCTGGAGGCGCTGAACCGTCCCTGTGAGGTGAGCCTTTATTCCGATTCCAAATATCTGGTGGATGCCTTTAACCAGCACTGGATAGACAGCTGGCTGAAAAAGGGGTGGAAGCGCGGAAAGAATGAACCTGTCAAGAATGTGGACTTGTGGCAGCGCCTTTTGAAAGCCAAGGAGCCCCACCAGGTAACCTTTATCTGGGTGAAAGGCCACAACGGACATCCTGAAAACGAGAGGTGCGATTTCCTGGCAACTTCCGCCGCCGACGGGGACAACCTTCTGACAGATCCAGGGGCCTGA